AAAAGAAGACCTGTAAGCAACAATAAATTAACTTAACAATGTGCTTGAAGTTAAGCTCTCTCTTATAACCCAACTAAAATTACAACATATATACACATtcatataaaatcaaaaaaataaatctggaAACAAAAGCAGATCATACTATAGAATATTCCAATGTAGATCAAAATACATGAAGTCTGGATAGAGCCAAAAGAAAGTATTATAATCCTTTTGAGTTCAAAACAAAATGTCTCATTTTCTCCATTAATGTTATATATTTACACATGGCTCGGTAAAGTGAAGTTGTCCTGGACATGAGATATGCCTTTACACCAAAAGGTTTTGGAAATCAATTATATACTGTTTTGCCTTTAAATGAGAACATTGGCAGCTAAAAACAATCATTTATCTTTGTTAATTTAGATAAGGAATATGATAGCAATCCATTGTACAAAGAAGGGGCATGCTTTGTTCCACAACAGCAAGCTTAGGTCACTCACTCTTTCTACGTATGCGTGTAATATGCTTGAGCAGAGCACATTATTTGCTTCAACTTTATTTAAGAACTTGATTGAGTATGTGATTTTATTAAGTTAAAACCAGAGGTCCCCCACCtatgtgatttaaaaattgcaTGACCTCTGCACAGTAAATACAAACAGTGAGAACCTTCTACTATTCTCCAAGTACAATAGTCAATCCATGCTTCAAATGAACATCTTACACATGGTAGAGCTAGTATATATTAAACCATACAAACTGAACGGAAGAATTTATCATATGTTCAAAGTTCTACAGAACATAGTAAATATGATAATTTAATTCCTAACTTGTGTCTAGCAAACTCAACCATCCATCACCAAACTCCAGTTACCAGCAAGAGAAGGGTTGaattctaaaatattaaatgcaaaattcagATAAAAGAAGCATTGgacaaacatatataaatatagctCAAACACATAGGAATGATGAGCATTGTCTTACATACACACTCATAACAAGCATTAGTttctaccaataaaaaaaaagataatagtgCAATAGGTACAATACTGAAAGTTTGATTACTACACCAAACCTACACAACCCTATCGAGACAATCTATTGTTCCTTCACGAAAAATGATAATCAGGGTGCCTTTGGTACTCTTTTTCTAGCCACTTCAGCTGGATGTCTTTGTTATCGGAAAGTGCTGCAAACATGTGTCTACCTGGCTCTTTTTCCATGAAGTAGATGGTGCTAAACAAATGAAGGTAATGACCCGAGTACACCCCGGGAAGACTCAACACCATGTCCAAAATTTCTTTAACCTGAGCCGTTGCTGTGGGAGCAGATGGTGTACAGGCACTTAGATTAGATCTTTCAACAATAACATTTGAGATACTCTTCAAAGAGTCCGACATCTCTTGCGCAGCTgaacgttttttttttggtttcttgcaAATTGGCTTGAAAATGTGGACACTAGTTGCCAGGCTTTTCCCCTTATTCACTGCTGGTCCTGCCCTCGACGATGATGGAACTTCAACCTCCATTGCATCAATATTCACAACGGGTTCACATTGGGG
The DNA window shown above is from Quercus lobata isolate SW786 chromosome 7, ValleyOak3.0 Primary Assembly, whole genome shotgun sequence and carries:
- the LOC115951216 gene encoding uncharacterized protein LOC115951216, with protein sequence MLSIPFNAPSDSSSLSFTYPPTRKISKQSTAVDESKPSRQNQKKRSPLFNKRSSSPSLHLGHRRRHSPSLHSPACPDAKTFKTHGLPNRELLNIMFGGTVATGKNAFCTSGPIPTETTEGSGDSANSIEFVDPQCEPVVNIDAMEVEVPSSSRAGPAVNKGKSLATSVHIFKPICKKPKKKRSAAQEMSDSLKSISNVIVERSNLSACTPSAPTATAQVKEILDMVLSLPGVYSGHYLHLFSTIYFMEKEPGRHMFAALSDNKDIQLKWLEKEYQRHPDYHFS